A single Rhizobium sullae DNA region contains:
- a CDS encoding DUF7674 family protein — translation MDTSTITSELTQNIPGAPALEAGSTTGQPIDLSAMHALYSDMGWLIAERFSSLEDRQRVFELIELGMRSGDPKLKHAVSTGLIEAMISRTGAQPARWRQISAQLGPLSAAYIHG, via the coding sequence ATGGATACCAGCACAATCACATCCGAACTGACGCAGAACATACCTGGGGCGCCGGCCCTGGAAGCAGGATCGACAACCGGCCAGCCGATCGATCTCTCCGCCATGCACGCCCTCTATTCGGATATGGGATGGCTGATCGCCGAGCGTTTTTCATCGCTTGAAGACCGCCAGAGGGTATTCGAGCTGATCGAGCTCGGCATGCGAAGCGGTGACCCCAAACTGAAGCATGCGGTATCGACCGGCTTGATCGAAGCGATGATTTCCCGCACCGGCGCGCAGCCGGCGAGGTGGCGACAGATCTCGGCGCAGCTCGGACCGCTGTCCGCTGCCTATATCCACGGATAG